The Mycobacterium sp. 3519A genome contains a region encoding:
- a CDS encoding anti-sigma-D factor RsdA, giving the protein MPDFGRWNNGGDPSLNEINRTDRFIDALANQQPVYSTDPGEGELAHLLAGWRDEIRTPPLMRPVTPRDAAAALTRAIEARKRTRTSFAVVGSIAAAVLCIGGFGAVVAGAGPGDALYGLHTALFGEQTRTDQVTLASQQLAEVQQLIDQGQWQAAQDKLQAVTTTVATVDDVEQKQELVSQWQQLTVKVDAKDANATLPPGEPPPPMPEPVVVAPDSGTSTSTSSETDGATSSPSSSSETSTSTSPSETTPSSATSTSSATPSSPTAEPPPPSGTPTTTTPQPPTNTSTETTTTHAVTTTTTTTQQLPPVAGPPAGGGEAPSVVGDAPAAGTGVPPAGGGAPVGGSAQVATPPTTVPQEVPRQQAPEPKAPEPKAPEPKAPEPEPATKPAPEVTAPVTTTLEMPQPKKRNGGGGE; this is encoded by the coding sequence ATGCCTGACTTCGGACGCTGGAACAACGGGGGCGATCCGTCGCTCAACGAGATCAACCGCACGGACCGGTTCATCGACGCGCTGGCCAACCAGCAGCCCGTGTACTCGACCGACCCTGGTGAGGGCGAACTCGCGCACCTGCTGGCCGGTTGGCGTGACGAGATCCGCACCCCACCGCTGATGCGGCCGGTCACGCCGCGCGACGCGGCCGCCGCACTGACCCGCGCCATCGAAGCGCGCAAACGCACGCGCACGTCGTTCGCGGTGGTCGGCTCCATCGCCGCAGCCGTGCTGTGCATCGGCGGATTCGGCGCGGTCGTGGCGGGCGCCGGACCGGGCGATGCGCTCTACGGCCTGCACACCGCGCTGTTCGGCGAACAGACCCGCACCGATCAGGTGACGCTCGCGTCGCAGCAACTGGCGGAGGTGCAGCAGCTGATCGACCAAGGGCAGTGGCAGGCCGCCCAGGACAAGCTGCAGGCGGTCACGACCACCGTCGCGACGGTCGATGACGTCGAGCAGAAGCAGGAACTGGTGTCGCAGTGGCAGCAGCTGACGGTCAAGGTCGACGCGAAGGACGCCAACGCGACGCTGCCGCCCGGGGAGCCGCCGCCACCGATGCCCGAGCCGGTCGTCGTCGCGCCGGACTCCGGTACGTCGACCTCGACGTCGTCTGAGACCGACGGCGCGACGTCATCTCCGTCGTCGTCGTCGGAGACCAGCACGTCGACCTCGCCTTCGGAGACGACACCGTCGAGCGCCACGTCGACGAGTTCTGCGACGCCGAGTTCGCCGACGGCCGAGCCGCCCCCGCCGAGCGGCACGCCGACGACCACCACGCCGCAGCCGCCGACGAATACGAGCACCGAGACCACGACGACGCACGCGGTCACGACGACCACCACCACGACGCAGCAGTTGCCGCCGGTCGCGGGTCCGCCCGCGGGCGGCGGCGAGGCGCCGAGTGTGGTGGGTGACGCGCCCGCGGCGGGCACCGGTGTCCCGCCCGCAGGCGGCGGTGCGCCCGTTGGCGGGAGTGCGCAAGTCGCGACGCCGCCGACGACCGTGCCGCAGGAGGTGCCGCGTCAGCAGGCGCCGGAGCCCAAGGCCCCGGAGCCCAAGGCCCCGGAGCCCAAGGCGCCTGAGCCTGAGCCTGCGACTAAGCCTGCGCCGGAGGTGACCGCGCCGGTCACGACCACGCTGGAGATGCCGCAGCCGAAGAAGCGCAACGGCGGCGGCGGGGAGTAG
- a CDS encoding GuaB3 family IMP dehydrogenase-related protein encodes MVEIGMGRTARRTYELDDINIVPSRRTRSSQDVSTAWQLDAYRFEIPVMSHPTDALVSVEFAIELGRCGGLGVLNGEGLIGRHADVEEKIAQVLEAAEKEPEPSAAIRLLQQLHSAPLDPDLLGAAVARIREAGVTTAVRVSPQNAQSLTPALVAAGIDLLVIQGTIISAERVAQDGEPLNLKTFISELDIPVVAGGVLDHRTALHLMRTGAAGVIVGYGSTSGVTTTDEVLGISVPMATAIADAAAARREYLDETGGRYVHVLADGDIHTSGDLAKAIACGADAVVLGTPLSTAAEALGGGWFWPAAAAHPSLPRGALLQVAIGERAPLEQVLNGPSDDPFGSLNLVGGLRRSMAKAGYCDLKEFQKVGLTVGS; translated from the coding sequence ATGGTTGAAATCGGCATGGGCAGAACCGCCCGCCGCACCTACGAACTCGACGACATCAACATCGTTCCGTCCCGGCGGACACGGTCCAGTCAGGACGTGTCGACGGCCTGGCAGTTGGACGCATACCGATTCGAGATCCCGGTGATGTCGCATCCGACCGACGCGTTGGTGTCGGTCGAATTCGCCATCGAACTGGGGCGGTGCGGTGGCCTCGGCGTGCTCAACGGCGAGGGGCTGATCGGTCGGCACGCCGACGTCGAAGAGAAGATCGCGCAGGTGCTCGAGGCCGCCGAGAAGGAGCCCGAACCCTCGGCCGCGATTCGGCTGTTGCAGCAATTGCATTCTGCGCCACTGGATCCCGATCTGCTGGGTGCTGCGGTGGCGCGCATCCGCGAGGCGGGCGTGACCACGGCCGTTCGGGTCAGCCCGCAGAACGCGCAGTCGCTGACGCCGGCGTTGGTGGCGGCGGGCATCGACCTGTTGGTCATCCAGGGCACCATCATCTCGGCTGAGCGCGTCGCGCAGGACGGTGAGCCGCTCAACCTGAAGACCTTCATCTCCGAGTTGGACATACCGGTGGTCGCGGGCGGTGTGCTCGACCACCGCACCGCGCTGCACCTGATGCGCACCGGCGCGGCGGGCGTCATCGTCGGCTATGGGTCGACGTCCGGGGTGACGACCACCGACGAGGTGCTGGGCATCAGCGTGCCGATGGCGACGGCCATCGCCGACGCGGCCGCCGCCCGCCGCGAATACCTCGACGAGACCGGCGGCCGCTACGTGCATGTGCTGGCCGACGGGGACATCCACACGTCCGGTGATCTGGCCAAGGCCATCGCCTGCGGCGCGGACGCGGTGGTGCTTGGCACGCCGCTGTCGACGGCCGCCGAAGCGCTCGGCGGCGGCTGGTTCTGGCCTGCCGCGGCGGCCCACCCGTCGCTGCCCCGCGGCGCGCTGCTGCAGGTGGCGATCGGTGAGCGGGCGCCGCTGGAGCAGGTGCTCAACGGCCCGTCCGACGATCCGTTCGGCTCGCTCAACCTGGTCGGCGGGCTGCGCCGGTCGATGGCCAAGGCCGGATATTGCGACCTCAAGGAGTTTCAGAAGGTCGGCCTGACGGTCGGCAGCTGA
- a CDS encoding DedA family protein, producing the protein MNVDAILQTVPPIAIYLLVGAVIGIESLGIPLPGEIVLVSAALLASRHTLDISPVAVGAAATIGAVVGDTIGYSIGHRYGMSLFERLGNRFPKHFGTGHVALAKQLFHRWGVWAVFFGRFIALLRILAGPLAGALKMRYPRFLAANATGALFWAGGTTAVVYYLGLAAEKWLSRFSWIALVVAVLVGIGMTLLLRERTAKAIAHLEDKHDWESLRRH; encoded by the coding sequence GTGAACGTGGACGCGATTCTGCAGACGGTCCCGCCGATTGCCATCTATCTCCTCGTCGGTGCCGTCATCGGCATCGAGAGCCTCGGCATCCCGCTGCCGGGAGAGATCGTGCTCGTCAGCGCCGCGCTGCTGGCGTCGCGCCACACCCTGGACATCAGCCCGGTCGCGGTGGGCGCGGCGGCCACGATCGGCGCGGTCGTCGGGGACACCATCGGCTACTCGATCGGCCACCGCTACGGCATGTCGCTGTTCGAACGGTTGGGCAACCGTTTCCCGAAACATTTCGGCACGGGTCACGTCGCCCTCGCCAAGCAGCTGTTTCACCGGTGGGGGGTGTGGGCGGTGTTCTTCGGGCGGTTCATCGCGCTGTTGCGCATCCTGGCTGGCCCGCTGGCGGGCGCGTTGAAGATGCGCTATCCGCGGTTTTTGGCCGCCAACGCCACCGGCGCGCTGTTCTGGGCCGGGGGCACCACCGCGGTGGTGTACTACCTGGGCCTGGCCGCCGAGAAGTGGCTGTCGCGGTTCTCGTGGATCGCGCTGGTGGTCGCGGTGCTCGTCGGCATCGGCATGACGCTGCTGCTACGCGAGCGCACCGCCAAGGCGATCGCCCATCTGGAGGACAAACACGACTGGGAGTCGCTGCGGCGGCACTAG
- a CDS encoding DUF5319 domain-containing protein: protein MRDHLPPGLPPDPFADDPCDPSAALDALEPGQPLDPQERTAVEADLADLAVYEALLAHKGIRGLVVCCDECQQDHYHDWDMLRANLLQLLVDGTVRPHEPAYDPEPDAYVTWDYCRGYADASLNEATSDTEGYR from the coding sequence GTGCGTGATCACCTGCCACCGGGTTTGCCGCCCGATCCGTTCGCCGATGACCCGTGCGACCCTTCGGCGGCGCTTGATGCGCTCGAGCCCGGCCAGCCCCTGGACCCGCAGGAGCGGACCGCGGTCGAGGCGGATCTCGCCGACCTGGCTGTCTACGAGGCGCTGTTGGCGCACAAGGGGATTCGCGGTCTCGTCGTGTGCTGCGACGAATGCCAGCAGGATCACTACCACGACTGGGACATGCTGCGCGCCAACCTGTTGCAGCTGCTGGTCGATGGCACTGTGCGGCCGCACGAGCCGGCCTACGACCCCGAACCCGACGCCTACGTGACCTGGGATTACTGCCGCGGCTACGCCGACGCGTCGCTCAACGAGGCGACGTCGGACACCGAAGGTTATCGCTGA
- the guaB gene encoding IMP dehydrogenase: MSIAESSIPIAVPVPTGGDDPTKVAMLGLTFDDVLLLPAASDVVPATADTSSQLTKKIRLRVPLVSSAMDTVTEARMAIAMARAGGMGVLHRNLPVAEQAGQVETVKRSEAGMVTDPVTCSPDNTLAEVDAMCARFRISGLPVVDADGALVGIITNRDMRFEVDMGKPVSEVMTKAPLITAQEGVSAEAALGLLRRNKIEKLPIVDGHGKLTGLITVKDFVKTEQFPYATKDSDGRLLVGAAVGVGDDSWTRAMTLVDAGVDVVIVDTAHAHNRLVLDMVHRLKTMVGDRVEVIGGNVATRAAAAALVDAGADAVKVGVGPGSICTTRVVAGVGAPQITAILEAVAACSPKGVPVIADGGLQYSGDIAKALAAGASTAMLGSLLAGTAESPGELIFVNGKQFKSYRGMGSLGAMQGRGGGKSYSKDRYFQDDALSEDKLVPEGIEGRVPFRGPLSTVIHQLTGGLRAAMGYTGSATIEQLQQAQFVQITAAGLKESHPHDITMTVEAPNYYTR; this comes from the coding sequence ATGTCGATTGCTGAAAGCAGCATTCCCATCGCCGTTCCGGTGCCCACCGGTGGCGATGACCCGACCAAAGTGGCCATGCTCGGGCTCACTTTCGACGACGTCCTGCTGCTGCCCGCCGCCTCCGATGTGGTGCCCGCCACAGCCGACACCTCCAGCCAGCTCACCAAGAAGATCAGGCTGCGGGTGCCGCTCGTCAGCTCGGCGATGGACACCGTGACCGAAGCCAGGATGGCGATCGCCATGGCCAGGGCGGGTGGCATGGGCGTGCTGCACCGCAACCTGCCCGTCGCGGAGCAGGCCGGCCAGGTCGAGACGGTCAAGCGGTCCGAGGCCGGTATGGTCACCGACCCGGTCACCTGCTCACCGGACAACACGCTCGCCGAAGTCGACGCCATGTGCGCCCGGTTCCGCATCTCCGGGCTGCCGGTGGTCGACGCCGACGGCGCGCTCGTCGGCATCATCACCAACCGCGATATGCGCTTCGAAGTCGACATGGGCAAGCCGGTCTCCGAAGTGATGACCAAGGCGCCGTTGATCACCGCGCAGGAGGGCGTCTCGGCCGAGGCGGCGCTAGGCCTGTTGCGCCGCAACAAGATCGAGAAGCTGCCCATCGTCGACGGGCACGGCAAGCTGACCGGTCTGATCACGGTCAAGGACTTCGTCAAGACCGAGCAGTTCCCGTACGCCACCAAGGACAGCGACGGCAGGCTGCTGGTCGGAGCCGCCGTCGGTGTGGGCGACGATTCGTGGACGCGCGCCATGACGCTCGTGGACGCCGGCGTCGACGTGGTGATCGTCGACACCGCGCATGCGCACAACCGTCTGGTGCTCGACATGGTGCATCGGCTCAAGACCATGGTCGGTGACCGCGTCGAGGTGATCGGCGGGAATGTCGCCACCCGGGCTGCGGCCGCCGCGCTCGTGGATGCGGGCGCCGACGCGGTGAAGGTGGGCGTCGGTCCCGGCTCCATCTGCACCACGCGGGTCGTCGCCGGCGTTGGCGCACCCCAGATCACCGCGATCCTGGAAGCCGTGGCCGCGTGCTCACCGAAGGGTGTGCCGGTGATCGCCGACGGCGGACTGCAGTACTCCGGCGACATCGCCAAGGCGCTGGCGGCAGGCGCGTCCACCGCGATGCTGGGCTCGCTGCTGGCAGGCACGGCCGAATCGCCCGGCGAGCTGATCTTCGTCAACGGCAAGCAGTTCAAGAGCTACCGCGGGATGGGGTCGCTCGGTGCCATGCAGGGTCGCGGCGGCGGCAAGTCCTATTCGAAGGACCGCTACTTCCAGGACGACGCGTTGAGCGAGGACAAGCTGGTGCCCGAGGGCATCGAAGGCCGCGTGCCGTTCCGCGGTCCGCTGTCGACGGTGATCCACCAGTTGACCGGCGGCCTGCGCGCCGCCATGGGCTACACCGGATCGGCCACCATCGAGCAGTTGCAGCAGGCGCAGTTCGTGCAGATCACCGCGGCGGGGTTGAAGGAAAGCCATCCGCATGACATCACGATGACGGTCGAGGCGCCCAACTACTACACCCGCTGA
- a CDS encoding sigma-70 family RNA polymerase sigma factor produces the protein MTFSGERLDAVVAEAVAGNRDALREVLEIIRPIVVRYCRARVGATERSGLSADDVAQEVCLAAITALPRYKDQGRPFLAFVYGIAAHKVADAHRAAARNRADPTDAVPERYSLEAGPEQMALDSESAARMNKLLSVLPEKQREILILRIVVGMSAEETAEAVGSTPGAVRVAQHRALARLKNEITATEHGHA, from the coding sequence ATGACATTTTCGGGAGAACGTCTCGATGCTGTCGTTGCTGAGGCGGTGGCTGGCAACAGGGACGCGCTCCGGGAGGTGCTGGAGATCATTCGCCCGATCGTGGTGCGGTACTGCCGGGCCCGGGTTGGGGCGACCGAGCGAAGCGGTCTTTCAGCTGATGACGTCGCACAGGAGGTGTGCTTGGCCGCCATAACGGCGCTGCCGCGCTACAAGGATCAGGGACGACCGTTCCTGGCCTTCGTGTACGGCATCGCCGCGCACAAGGTAGCTGACGCTCACCGCGCGGCCGCCAGGAATCGTGCCGACCCGACGGATGCGGTGCCGGAACGTTATTCGCTGGAAGCCGGTCCCGAGCAAATGGCACTGGACTCCGAATCGGCAGCGCGGATGAACAAGCTGCTGTCCGTGCTGCCCGAGAAGCAGCGCGAAATCCTGATCCTGCGCATCGTCGTCGGCATGAGCGCCGAGGAGACCGCGGAGGCCGTCGGCTCGACGCCGGGTGCTGTCCGCGTCGCGCAGCACCGCGCGCTGGCGCGGCTCAAGAACGAGATCACGGCGACGGAGCACGGCCATGCCTGA
- a CDS encoding alpha/beta fold hydrolase produces the protein MPRMLTADRAECFYTDQGDGPCVVFTHSWALNSDQWTYLVAALLDAGHRCVTFDRRGHGRSDRHGGGWSMDLLADDLAQLIEHLDLKDVTLVGHSMGCSEIVRYVTRHGDSRISGAVFLAPILPLLVKTADNPDGVDNSHLEASLDLLRRDVPQWCADNAPPYFGVNPGVSAGMTEWTTRQIIDTPVKTLVDTLRLGAETDFRAELPPFDVPTLIIHGDADASAPIEITGRKTAALLPDAALIELPGVGHGLYVTHASLIAEEVAKVAVS, from the coding sequence ATGCCGAGAATGCTGACCGCCGACCGCGCCGAGTGCTTCTACACCGATCAGGGGGACGGGCCTTGCGTCGTCTTCACCCACTCCTGGGCGCTGAACTCTGACCAGTGGACCTATCTCGTCGCGGCTCTGCTCGACGCGGGGCACCGTTGCGTCACCTTTGACCGACGCGGTCACGGCCGATCCGACCGGCATGGCGGCGGTTGGAGCATGGACCTGCTCGCCGACGATCTCGCGCAACTCATCGAACATCTCGACCTCAAAGATGTGACGCTCGTGGGACATTCGATGGGCTGCAGCGAAATCGTCCGGTACGTCACGCGGCACGGCGACAGCCGGATCTCGGGTGCGGTGTTCCTCGCGCCGATCCTGCCGCTGCTGGTGAAGACCGCAGACAACCCCGACGGCGTCGACAACTCCCACCTCGAGGCGTCGCTGGACCTGCTTCGCCGCGACGTGCCGCAGTGGTGTGCGGACAACGCGCCCCCTTATTTCGGTGTGAATCCCGGCGTTTCGGCGGGGATGACCGAATGGACCACCAGGCAGATCATCGACACCCCGGTCAAGACGCTGGTCGACACGCTGAGGTTGGGCGCCGAGACCGATTTCCGTGCCGAGTTGCCGCCGTTCGACGTGCCCACGCTGATCATCCACGGCGATGCCGACGCCTCCGCGCCGATCGAGATCACCGGCCGCAAGACCGCTGCGTTGCTGCCCGACGCGGCGCTGATCGAACTGCCAGGGGTGGGCCACGGCCTGTACGTCACGCATGCGTCTCTGATCGCCGAAGAGGTCGCCAAGGTCGCCGTGTCGTGA
- the phoU gene encoding phosphate signaling complex protein PhoU, translating to MRTMYHEELSALCSRVADMCGLAADAMERATQALLGADLSVAEQVIADHERIVALSRQTEASALKLLALQQPVAGDLRSILTAIHVGADTERMGALAVHVASISRLRHPECALPDEVRASFAEMGSRAVNLARTAKEVLESRDPAVAATLRADDDAVDAAHRHLFTLLIDRKWQDGVCSAVDVALLGRYYERFADHAVEIGKRVIFEATGGLPDHKKMA from the coding sequence ATGCGGACGATGTACCACGAGGAACTGTCCGCCTTGTGCAGCCGGGTCGCCGACATGTGCGGGCTCGCCGCCGACGCGATGGAACGCGCGACGCAGGCGTTGCTCGGCGCTGACCTGTCGGTCGCCGAGCAGGTGATCGCCGACCATGAACGCATCGTCGCGCTCAGCAGGCAGACCGAGGCGTCCGCGCTCAAACTGCTCGCGTTGCAGCAACCGGTCGCCGGCGACTTGAGAAGCATCCTGACCGCGATACACGTCGGGGCGGACACCGAGCGGATGGGCGCGCTGGCGGTGCACGTCGCGAGCATCTCGCGGCTGCGTCATCCCGAATGCGCGCTACCCGACGAGGTGCGGGCAAGTTTCGCCGAAATGGGCTCGCGGGCAGTCAATTTGGCGCGCACGGCCAAGGAGGTGCTCGAGTCGCGGGATCCGGCCGTTGCCGCCACCCTGCGCGCGGACGACGATGCCGTCGACGCCGCGCACCGGCACCTGTTCACCCTGTTGATCGATCGCAAGTGGCAGGACGGGGTCTGCTCCGCTGTCGACGTCGCGCTGCTCGGCAGGTACTACGAACGGTTCGCCGACCACGCGGTGGAGATCGGTAAGCGGGTGATCTTCGAGGCGACCGGCGGCCTGCCGGACCACAAGAAGATGGCCTAG
- a CDS encoding GMC oxidoreductase, translating into MKPDYDVLIIGSGFGGSVTALRLTEKGYRVGVLEAGRRFNDEDFAKTSWNLRKFLWAPKLGMYGIQRIHLLRNVMILAGAGVGGGSLNYANTLYVPPEPFFNDPQWKNITDWRAELMPHYDQAQRMLGVVENPTFTDADRVMKEVADDMGVGDTFVPTPVGVFFGPDGQKTPGKTVPDPYFGGAGPARTGCIECGECMTGCRHNAKNTLVKNYLGLAERAGAEVIPLTTVTGFEQSSDGLWQVRTARTGLLPRKRRTYTATHVVLAAGTYGTQKLLFKMRDKGKLPRLSDKLGVLTRTNSESIVGAGRFTVAPDLDLTHGVAITSSIHPTSDTHVEPVRYGKGSNAMGLLQTLMTDGDGPEGSDVPRWKQFFQQAGEDPRGMLRLLNPRRWSERTMIALVMQHLDNSITTFTRRTKFGFRRLDSRQGHGQPNPSWIPAGNEVTRRIAEKIDGVAGGTWGELFNIPLTAHFLGGAAIGDTPQTGVIDPYQRVYGYPTLSVHDGAAVSANLGVNPSLSITAQAERAASLWPNKGEADQRPEQGQPYKRLAPIPPEHPVVPADAPAALRRLPIQPVSSAG; encoded by the coding sequence ATGAAACCTGACTATGACGTTCTGATCATTGGTTCGGGGTTCGGGGGGAGTGTCACCGCGCTACGCCTGACAGAAAAGGGCTATCGCGTCGGGGTGCTCGAAGCGGGCCGCCGGTTCAACGACGAAGACTTCGCCAAGACCTCGTGGAACCTGCGGAAGTTCCTGTGGGCGCCGAAGCTCGGCATGTACGGCATCCAGCGGATCCACCTGTTGCGCAACGTCATGATCCTGGCGGGCGCGGGCGTCGGCGGCGGATCGCTGAACTACGCCAACACCTTGTACGTGCCGCCGGAGCCGTTCTTCAACGATCCCCAGTGGAAGAACATCACCGACTGGCGCGCAGAGTTGATGCCGCACTACGACCAGGCTCAGCGCATGCTCGGCGTGGTGGAGAACCCGACGTTCACCGACGCCGACCGCGTCATGAAAGAGGTCGCCGACGACATGGGCGTCGGCGACACGTTCGTGCCGACGCCCGTCGGGGTGTTCTTCGGCCCTGACGGGCAGAAGACGCCAGGCAAGACAGTCCCCGATCCGTACTTCGGCGGCGCAGGCCCGGCGCGCACCGGCTGCATCGAATGCGGCGAGTGCATGACCGGGTGTCGGCACAACGCCAAGAACACGTTGGTGAAGAATTACCTGGGTCTGGCGGAAAGAGCTGGGGCAGAAGTCATTCCGCTGACGACCGTCACCGGATTCGAGCAGTCCTCCGACGGATTGTGGCAGGTGCGTACCGCCCGAACGGGCTTGCTGCCTCGTAAGCGGCGCACGTACACCGCCACGCATGTGGTGCTGGCCGCCGGGACGTACGGCACGCAGAAGTTGCTGTTCAAGATGCGCGACAAGGGCAAGCTGCCGAGGCTGTCCGACAAGCTCGGCGTGCTGACGCGGACCAACTCGGAGTCGATCGTCGGCGCGGGCCGGTTCACCGTCGCACCCGACTTGGACCTCACGCACGGCGTCGCGATCACCTCGTCGATCCATCCCACGTCGGACACGCACGTCGAACCGGTGCGGTACGGCAAGGGCTCAAATGCCATGGGACTGCTGCAAACCCTGATGACCGACGGGGACGGACCGGAGGGCTCAGACGTGCCGCGCTGGAAGCAGTTCTTCCAGCAGGCCGGTGAGGATCCGCGCGGCATGCTGCGGTTGCTCAACCCGCGACGCTGGAGCGAGCGGACGATGATCGCACTGGTGATGCAGCACCTCGACAACTCCATCACCACTTTCACTCGGCGCACGAAGTTCGGCTTCCGCCGACTCGACAGCAGGCAGGGCCACGGTCAGCCGAATCCGTCGTGGATCCCGGCTGGCAACGAAGTGACCCGCCGGATCGCTGAGAAGATCGACGGGGTTGCGGGCGGCACGTGGGGTGAGTTGTTCAACATCCCGCTCACCGCCCACTTCCTCGGCGGGGCCGCGATCGGCGACACCCCGCAGACCGGCGTCATCGATCCGTATCAGCGGGTGTATGGATACCCGACCCTGTCGGTGCACGACGGGGCCGCTGTGTCGGCGAATCTCGGTGTGAATCCGTCTCTTTCGATCACCGCGCAGGCCGAGCGGGCGGCGTCGCTGTGGCCGAACAAGGGCGAGGCGGACCAGCGTCCGGAACAGGGCCAACCGTACAAGCGGCTGGCGCCGATCCCGCCGGAGCATCCGGTGGTGCCCGCCGACGCACCGGCGGCGCTGCGACGGTTGCCGATCCAGCCGGTCAGTTCAGCGGGCTGA